In the Gemmatimonadaceae bacterium genome, one interval contains:
- a CDS encoding outer membrane beta-barrel protein: MRRVLSAFVVGAALVVGASSAEAQRPFTIGLSAGASLPLSDLSDSHKVGYNAAAHLGINMPMSPVGFRLEGFYNKFAGQDLTGGSIPDLRVAGGNVNITYAFGGVGMRPYVIGGVGSYNVKADGGESRTDFGINAGVGAKFQLSGLGTFVEARLHTISGDPQLQFVPITFGIEF, encoded by the coding sequence ATGCGTAGAGTTTTGTCTGCATTCGTAGTCGGCGCGGCCCTGGTGGTCGGCGCCTCGAGCGCGGAAGCGCAGCGCCCCTTTACGATCGGCCTGTCGGCCGGCGCGTCCCTCCCGCTCTCGGATTTGAGCGACAGCCACAAGGTCGGCTACAACGCCGCGGCCCACCTCGGCATCAACATGCCGATGTCGCCCGTCGGCTTCCGGCTCGAAGGCTTCTACAACAAGTTCGCCGGGCAGGACCTAACGGGCGGCTCCATACCGGACCTTCGCGTCGCGGGCGGTAACGTCAACATCACATACGCGTTCGGCGGCGTGGGCATGCGGCCGTACGTGATCGGTGGCGTGGGCTCGTACAACGTAAAAGCTGATGGTGGTGAGTCGCGCACCGACTTCGGCATCAACGCCGGCGTCGGCGCGAAGTTCCAGCTCTCGGGCCTCGGCACGTTCGTCGAAGCCAGGCTGCACACGATCAGCGGCGACCCGCAGCTGCAGTTCGTTCCGATCACGTTCGGAATCGAGTTCTAA